gaagggactttgtggatctaaGACTTATTCCTCTGTTGCATCGatcatcatcctccaaatcccaccaacatcagctgcctcagagtgcaactggtccttgtttgggaacacacaccaaagcatgcaacaagctgaccaatacaagggttgaaaattGGTGGCCGTCCGGGCAAATTTGAGTTTTTTTTTTAGCCGGAcaatgagccatcctcaacaagattggaaagtgacagtgaagatgaggcctcagagtctgatgttcaagaggtggacattgaggaagTTCAGGGAGAAGACAtagaagacaaccaaagcttagTTTATAGATTATAATTTTAtcttgaaaatgtttttgggagatgcgatggatcattggggatcattcaatattcccttttattttgttgttcagtgaaatcctTCCATTCAATTAAAGTTCAATTAGTaactacatgtatttatttattttccatttggaaggatttaatcatttgcaatgaCGTCTACTTATTAAGATAAGGTaaaatgtttatgtttctgtctccatatgatatggtaaatatatccaatgcaaaaaaacatctacatttaaatggtattaatattaatttgcgtatattcctgttaattcccacggaaagtttccacctcagaatattccccaaaatgtgcaaccctagtatgtgaccaataaaattggttttgattcacctgatcagtctgtcatggaaagagcaggtgttcctaatgttttgtacacacagtgtatATACATAATACAgcagtttttttccccctcaatgtATTGAGTATGTGAATAGTTCATGATTTAGTATGTAAGTGAATACTGTATGCTTGTATGTACTAATATAGCATTATGAACCAAATGTATTATCATGTGTCTGCTCCTCCATTTAGGTTGTGGAGAAGTTGAGTGTGATGAAAGTTCAGGAGAGACCAGGGGGCTACTGGAGAAGGCTGTACTTTAGGACCGTAGCTGGCTATAACCACACCAAGTGGTTGAAGGAGCTGAGAACCATCAATCCCTTCACAGGTCTTCCCAGCCACACAGAGAAAGTCCTCAGGTTAGTAACTGAACTGGCTCAGTAGCTGGGGCTACACTGTAGGTACAGAAACAAACAGACTCCAATACCAGTATTGTCAGAACATACTATTTGAAACTCCCGAGCCAGAATGATAATAATGTCATGTTTGGACTATGCAATACCTTTGTtgaaggtccaatgcagccgttttttttatctcaatatcaaatcatttctggctaACGATTGAAGTACTGTGAAACTTGTTTTAATCGCAGTCTCAAATAGCCACCTGTCCCTTTTAATAGCTGGCCAACAGCACGCTGTAGAAAATACACGCCTGGGTCTAAATTAATTGTTTACGACGTTACCATTGAATTACCATGAATTGTTTACAAGgtttaatgtttttatttgttacaTTAAATAATTCAGTAATGACTCCAAAAAATGAAGGCAGTCATCCATTTTTATCGCGAGTAGGAAGCTGCTAACCATTGGCTGcttgaaaaagaaaaggagagccgcacactaaCCTAATATCCAACATCTTCGTCAGGgtttaatgacaaacactgcgggtcactagtttatatagtgtcaaaggaaacgtgtctgtaatcatggccaggtgtggcctgatatcattggttaattctcagaTATAAGAATAACATACAAAAAACatgaatggatagcatacgatcatagatacaatttggctacataGACCTACAAACTATTAGTTTGTAGAACATAAGAGTgagaactgacttgcctagttaaataaaggtaaaatatatatatttttaaatgaatggcttcagatcaaagtctacgttgagaccgaagggagcaagggtctgAAAATTAAAGATCCAGACAGCCTCTCGTTTAGCAAATAATTGTCGTGGTCACCCCTGCTCCcggggagggtgacatgttcaatACCGATATAACGCAGGGACGAAATCGAGTGGTTCGCTTCTaaaaagtgggccgcaactgggtaaATCGAGTTTTGCACCTAATGGTGCTCCAAGATTCGTACTTTTAATTTGCGCTCGCCCACATCAtttttataagataaataactgccttagtggagcacatgataacacctttgattgggatctgtttccctgttttgaaggatctacatttgtaAGTTCCATGACACTTGTAGTTTCCAGCCATTGGCTGCTAACAGCTGAAATCACCTAGCACAAAAAGAGTCTACTTCGGGAGTACAGACCATAGATTGTGGTACAAACCCCCAGACATCAGCTGATTGACCTCTAGTGGcgaaagtaaaaaaaatatgtttttgacacatacacatgtttagcagatgttattgcggatgtAGCGAAAGAGGAAAATAATTATCCTGTCAAGGATATAGAGGAATATTAAGACAAAATAAATGCGACACAAGCTAGggttccatccaattggtgacagattttcatgcgaatatccTAAAATCCACATAGAAAAtatgtgcattttcccaccagtggtgtgtttcAGGTTGTGGATAAAAAATCAGCATGTGATGTCCTAGTGCACACACAATGTACTTTTTCATTTTCATGGACTGAATAAAAttctaaagttcaatgtgtttccatcgcattttcatcTCTACCGATAGGTTTGTCGCAAATGTGCCTACTCTAGTCTTAcgtgcactctagccaacagctcgcagatacagtcTACATGTTGAGATTATTATTATTCCGGATAAGGGGgagaatatttgtatttgtcaaacggtagtcaagcatcgatcatcatgtcaccagaataagatcctcaatatttattggaaatgaGCATCAacctcatcaccttgcactttcacctcCTGTCGTGGATAATCGTAACAAAATGTAACacttacaagaacttgtgaattcaatataggcttttaatacaaaacatatcagaagcctagatggtccgcggaacacacacTTTTCCAGAGCACTGGCTTTGatatatacacatacaacatgtgagtccatcccacatgcaaatgaagttacttccctcagtccatctgccaccattatatcccaatctgtgcatcctgcttgttcagcTCGATAACACCCATATCTGCTTTCAGTTAAGTTATAATAGTGGCAGGACGTCTTCATGTCCCAAAAATAATACATGCCCATCTTATGCTATGGGCCCCCTTACGTTCAGCCTGGTGTGTTCTTTGGTATGTCTGTCCTTATTAGGACTCATAGACTGTGTCTCTTCTCTTCATGTCCTAAAAATATATGCCCTATGTCTATAGTCCATCCgttggtcatttggctgaccccctcctttgtatgTCCCTCTGACCTTGGTTTGTCCAGCTGTCCTATGCTCTCATGGCCTTACTCTGGCCTCCTGTCCTATATaatagacaatgcattttaccagaatggcaaatgtATCTTTCTCttgtggtacagtattaggtttctccctatatgtacatctttctcccacactccctgtgaagttcatcacttatttaatctgtagcctaatataCTGCATATCCTGAGTTGTAATGGGAAGACCACACACCATATTgtcgcgtgactccaagttgaCTTCAATATGATGGCTGTTATATCAATAGTTGCGCATAATGGTTTTTCCACCTTCATTTGATGACATTATTAATTGTACAGAGACAAATCGATCCCACCATGTCAAATGAACAAATTATCTGTCTGCATTTCAATCACAtctttctggatttgtttttctaCGATATGTAATTGTGGTTGTAAATGTGGTTACAGTGTGTAAATGATAACACATTAGTGCTGGAAATGAAGAAATGTATTAAAATGCTGGAAGTGAATGCTGGAATTAAAcaattaaagatgcactatgcagaaatcgctctgctatttcctggttgcaaaaaatctaatagtttgcctaatttctgtttgtgacaaaacaaggaaATATAGTgtagaatcattgtaccatctaaacccactgaaatatattttccataaccagaaatggtgtattttcagctgtttgaagctggtgtacaaaattgAAAGTAAAACTAAACTTAAACATAGAAGCATAAAaatacatagaacagatctaccacttctgagacttgctttcaatgagaatgctAGAAATGTGTATGTGAATAGAtgtatgtgaatttggtcaggtcacccaaaaagttacatattgcagtttTAACTATGCAAATGAGCAAAAGCTGTGTGATTAAgaaaatagaagcctgtctctaataatCGCCTATTAATAAGGGAAGTTTaactgtaccttactgtgattgctttaaaaaaaaaaaaaatgctttggCTGAGCAAGGAGTAATTTCTCGAGCAAAAATGTTgctcggactgtctgggagtgttttgagtgaggaggggaaaattgaaaactagctgttattggcagaggggTTTGGAATTGTCTTATTggtattaactaatttactgtaTCACCAGGCATACCAAAACTCCATCCCTCCAAAACAGGCTgcaatttcaggcagtctttttaAATAGCTCTAACAAAAAAaggggcattatcataattttcacaactTCACAGGATTattcaacctcatagtgtggaaatatatataaaacataaagaaaaatcacatttttgactgcactgggcctttaagaacTTATTACACATCAACCAGTTATTTGGCTGCTATTTTCTATGcctgcaccgatatgacatttttggccaataccaatatccaatattttccttaccaaaaaaacaaacattttagcggccttttaagcattctagttcagttaaatagttaaaacacacatggacgcagcagtcaaaggcactgcatctcagtgcaagaggtgtcactacagtccctggttcgaatccagactgtatcacatccggccgtgaatagggcggtgcacaattggtccagagtcgtccgggtttggcctgtgtaggctgtcattgtaaataataatttgttcttaactgacttgcctagttaaatcaaggttacacacaccacactgaccaaaaagttattttgttggtaTTTACGTATGCCcacattaccagtaaaacataatcaaagcctatttctttcacttacttgctgtgctgtttcgttgttcatttgttcagtcgtttctcATACTacggaacgccgtttgggtctgcTATttaaataagcttgttgaccaatcaggacctgaatatgactgcacgtcacataatatTTTAACGCTTTCATAAATgttttacgtagttattacacgTTGATTACACTAgcactcgtatttcatatgtcacaacaaTTCATagatacgtatgctatgatgtTGGTAAAGTTCatgcacctacagtgctggtcataaaaaaaagctagctagctctcaTGGATGCAAAGAATGTTCTTCCCCcaaaacatagcaaaacgacaatctgtttcagtagctatagttagctagctaattatatagctaggtgtcttcatctaaaataaccctaatttataagacagttcttatttgattaatggtggtcagacccatctatgtgaagctagccacaataaggattagccacaatagtggactttgcggttagccttcgaAATAAAAGTGTGTTATTGACAGTGACGCAAATGAATACAAATGGTCgaattatgccataattgaatagatcatgcTAACGAGGTTGGAATGTTATATAAAATCAACAGAATACTTTTTTTTAATTTGCCAAAAATCAgttgaaatcacactggatgtattatactttagaattgcattgggggcatacttatttcactgtacagccttacctatggattgtggatcaatgacatgggttATCAGTCTACTCTCTGACACACAGAGAACATTAGCATCGTAGCTCTTATTGtgggactctgaaacaactgtgactttagccacatttattgtcaacctatgtgtattgaacacCATTCCCGAGGAAAAGCAATACTGCGTGGATGTTAACTCTGAGTCTGTTAACTCTGAGGAAGATGTTGGAAAAAAATATTGTGGGTATTGAGTAGACTGTTACCCCttttcattgcttcacattccaaccttgtttagcattatctagtctaaatatagCACGATTCCACCAAAtgtaaccttctgcatcactttcacagaggtacttttattttgaaggcaaactgcaaattccactattgtgcctaatccttattgtggctagcttcacaacacctAACCCGGTCTTGTCGAGcatcactagccagatgaagctagctggctgcttataacattagttttgggcaacagggttaagtagctggctagctatttattttcatgaactgaagttcaatttcaataggtgaACAACCTAGCTAatggctacctagctaatacttacaacGATTCCTAAATCAtggctaagaataatgaaaatgactgcagtttctactggtcattgttttcaagctggttgtattggtgctagctaggtaccaagctaaagctagctaccccagatgTTGTAGTCGAACAAATAGCttggcttgcacgtgcaaattcatgacgcacaacattctataatagaaatgtgttatttgatgtgtcaaattaaaagcttatttaacgcttcaaatagtgttatttgacgtgtcttttttgacacgcaaagacccaaacggtgttCCATTGTATGTCGTGAAgataatagcagtgacgctattactgtgtaactccggaaGGGCAACATGTGTATCGgggctcgaccagtcggcgaaagccaacatctcccacgacagagaacggctgattgtcaagggcaatgagttgtctcgctgaaactCTTTCAAATAACTGCTCGACTTgatgactgctcgatccacacagcagacattgtgggctaggttaggaatgctgtgttgcaagTGTAGCGCAAAATTTTACATGCCGTTATTACTTAATGTACCTAtgtttatataggtatgcacgtcagctttgacatcggttttgcgcATCGGCTTTAAAatagacatcgggccgatactGATGTtgacatttttagctaatatcggccgattccgatatgttcacagATTTTTATATCGTGCATCCCAAGTATTTACATAGCTATAACACCGTGGGATTTCCAGGCTTCATTCAGCGCTGTCAAGGTAATCTCATATTCTCTCTGCCAAGTTAAAAACGGTGTATTTTGAAGCGCTTCCCTGTTATTCGGGGTTCAGGTTAAAGCATGGGGATTAGGGTTGTGCTGAATAGTCAGACAACGAGTAAAGGTATTTCGGGTGCCAGCGTGCGTCTTTCAATCAAGTGCGAGGTGCTATGTGGACTAAATAGGCAAACTAAGCAGTTGAGTTGTTTGTAAAGAGAAGGGCGGGCTGTACATTGATCCTGCTGCTTTGATTGGGTAGAGCGAAGGTGTATTTCTCAGTTCACTCACTTCTCTTCATAACTTCACCTGAATCCGTTCACTTCTCACTTGTTTCGGTCTGATCATTTAGATTGCTGCTGCCTTGTATTAGCCTGATGCTATGATAAATCAAATGGCGAAGGACGTTTGCTAGCCTAccaagctatcaatgtgcataatatctaacaagcgGGTAGGGTAAAAATGTGAACTGCACAGGCTGACTAAGTGACAGCAAGCTTGTCTGCCCACTGCAAGTTTAGGACACAGACATCCCTCCGCGTGCTGCTCCTAATCTGCAGTTGTTTGGTCTATAAACATGCAGGGGGGGATTTTGACAACGTCTATTTAGGTATTTTGACAACATCTATTTAGGCATATCCAATCTGACTATCAACTGTCAATTTACAGATCCAATTACGAATACGTCTATGGCCATGTCGGCACACCCCTAATGGAGATGATACGAGCCTCCGAAATATAAAACGCCTTGGTCGTTCCACCTCGAAAAGCACAAGAAAGAGGATTTCGActcccaccatctcagattgttctgaaattgttCCTGCAACATTATTTAGTTGAAATATTATTTGATCTGAGAAATGACGATAAATGATTGCATCCAGATTGGCCATAATCAATTAAATAATCAGATTTGGACCAAACATTTTTTCtaacaatgagtaagacatgaggaatccaaagaCATGGTCAAAAGCCACCCAAGGACCCACGCCACGCCCCGCCCCacaccaatcccaccccaacagtGACTATATAGTATCAGTTCTCTATGACTGACGTGGAGTATGGAGTTGCGGTTCTGggtattgtttcttcatcctatgtaaAGTATTCTCAGTTTATTTATTCCTTATTCAGAGAGATTTGTCATTGAAGTTATCACATCCTTCATCCTGATATTACCAGattttgaccactagatggtgctgtttcaatttgggtgcaatcaatgagcttaatttctcagatcaaattttatttcAACAAAATGTTGTGGGAATGCTAATCTTAtatgtttctaactacagaaacgttttcataacaatctgagATCAATCCGCTTCCATTTGTTTTTCTCCTCTCTGTTAATGACCAAGTTATTAAAGCACAGGGAGGGAGTTTCTGTCTGAAATGAGATCCGTGCTATGGGGAATACTGATAAGAACACACATGGGTGAAAGCTCACTTAGCATTTCCTCTGCTGTTTTCagctcttatttatttatttttttaacctctgATTAGAAGCAACGCTGGCACTCAACTTCAGAGTTCCATGGCAGTGGCTGCAGCATATGGAGAAATAATTGTGTTTCTGCTTAAATAAATGACTTGACCCCCACCCCTCCCTACATCTCCACCTGCCCAGACTACTACCTCTGGAGACCTGTGGGTTCTTGCAATGCAGGAGGTTGCGATTTACCCAGGTAATGATAATTTCATATGACAACAGTCAGATGAACAAAACAACACAGAGTCAATGGAATTCTCCCAGGGCTTCCTGGCTGTTGGGGTTCTTCGTTTTATTCTGTTATTTAATTTATGTTGGATGATGGGGCTGCTGCCAGCAGACACCGTATACATCATCATGTGGGGGTATCCCTGGGCTGTGTTTGTAGAAAGAACTGGGTCAGAAATGTATCCTAATACATGCGATTTAATTTCAGCTATCTGCAAGTCATTTCAGTTTTAGTGGGTCATTGTCAGTGCTGTGATTTCAATAGCCAAAAACACATTGGTTGGTTTCTTCCTTCAAATGCTTTATTGAACAATGAGGGTAGAATGGGAATTTATTTGGCTTACATTGTATGGGCTCAGTCATAAACAGTTTACAGAAAGATAGATATGTTTTCCATTAAGTAATACTGACATAGTCAGAACAACATATACAGAAACAGTCATCATAATTTGACACATTTTAGAAATCATATCATTGTTGTAGTACTCGAGTCCAAGATTCGGACTTGACTCGGATTCGTGATTCGACTCGGACTCGACCAGTGATGGCTTGGACCCAGACTCAACCAGTAGTGACTTTGTTGTCAGAAAGTCTCTCTCCCTTGCATTATTCAACATTATAGCTACAACGGCAAATGTCAGATGGCTACTGTATTAGCTGTTCAAAACAGTCATTTATCCAACTTTCTACGTTACAAAATGCATCTTTGACTAGTAACAAAGAACTGATGATTCGAGCATAAAGGACTCGGACTTGGACTGGAATGCTAAGGACTCGGACTCGAGATCTAGTGACTTGACACTGAATCATGCTTTGTATATTCTATTATGTACATGCTGTACTTCTCATAACTTTTTATTTTTTCCTTCTTTTTATTACTTGTTATATTTGGACTTCTCTATTTGGTATTTGATTCTTGATTGATATTGTACTGCATCGTTGAGGAGGAGGGTtagcaagtaagcatttcactgcaccatgtgcacgtgaccaataaactttgttTTGGCAACATACCGTATTGAAAACTACTAAAATGTATGAAAACCATGTCAGTATCACTTCATTAAATTGTTCTCCTCttgttctctgtttcagagaGCAGCATGTGGCCTGGGAGATCACAGTGTGTGACAGGTCAGTCTGTGAGGGGACTTTTGAACAGAGCCACACCTACTACAGTGACTCGTCAGTGACATTGTGCTGGACCAACGGTTCATGGCCCGCCTTCCACCAACTCTCTACCATACAGCTTCACGGTGTCAAGAGAGTTCCCCTCAAATGTCCCAGCGCCATCAAGTGAGTTTGCTTTCTTTCCCTCCTCACCATTTCTTTCTTGTTCCCTCCATCTCCTACCACCCGTGTTTCTAGCCATCCAATATCAAATCATATTTGGGAGGTTTTGGTCCTTTGAGTGAAAAGAGCTCTCGTCTTTCAACtgccctctccccttccccctctgtcccctctgtcacCTCCACCCTTCAGGCCAGGCTGGAAGTCTCTGATGGCTCAGTTGGATATTGACACCATCTCTAAGAGCAGCCAGGTGATTGGTGGAGACAGACTGGTCAAGTTGGTGCTGCTGTCGCCAGGCATCGTCATCGGCATCTGGAGGGTAGGCCAACATTCACAGTATGTGCTGATGATGAGTTGATCTGTTGCTGATAATGATGGAAGAGGAGAACGATAACGAGGGTGATAATGATGGTATTGGTCTATTCCCCAATGATGATGAGGATAATTCGGAGGGAAAGGAAGATATTGAGTAATGATGGTGTTTCTCTATTCCCTGATGATAATAATTATGATGATCAGGAAGAGGATGATGATTAGGAGGGGAATAATATGATCTTAATGATTGAATAATGATGACGTCTAAACCCCGTTTCTCACCACAGGGCCAGTCGTCCATAGCCTTTGTGATGGCCACCTTCCACTACCACAGGCTGTTGGAAAGGAGTCTCCTGGGCTCGTCTGTTTGGTATGCAGCCCCTGGCTTCCCCCGCCCCCACCCGGGTCCAGGCCAGCCGCAACTCTCTGTATTCACCTTTTTCCATAGCTTTATTACCCACAGATGGCCCGCTGGCTGCTTCAAAGTGTCTTTGAAGACCGATGTCCCCTAAAATGACTAAGGGTCAGATTCTTTGTTCCACTATTTAACCCGGAGTTATACATTATTCATATATTATTTTTGCTGCTTATTTGTTAAAAGTACATTAGTCTGTTAGTTTCTATATAATGCTTGTGTTGTTGCAGTTCCCATTGCCAAGTGTACTCTAGGCACTCTACCCTCAAACTCTTGAGAGTCAAGAAAATAGTTAATTTCAATATTTAACATCTATAAACTAATTTGAGTTCAGCTGTTGACAATGATAAACTAATGGCACACAATCAGTCACTTCTTCTGGCCCTCAAATGTACACTTAGGACCAATGTCAATAACATGCATGACAGTCTCTCCTGgcacagagtggaggagagattgactgcatcactgctTTGTAAGTAGTATTGACGTGAGGAATGTACCGAATTGTATGTTCAGTCAGCTAACACACAGCTCAAAAACCCATACATACTCCACAAGACACTCaatcaggggtctcttcacagtccccaagccAGAACAGAGGCAGGGAAACGCATGGTACTGTATAGAGCAAAGTAACTCGAGGcaagaaataaaataaattggAAATAAAACATATAAAACAACAACACAAGGAACAAtgcggactgtgaagagacacacgcACTCCCatgattttttaaaatgttattttgtttTATATTTCTGTTGCTGTTCTTTTTTTATTAGTGGTCTGTattttgtcatgttttgtgtggaccccaggaagaacaGCTGCTGcttcaacagctaatggggatccgaaTAAAATAAGAAATGTCTAAGATGATTTGTGCCTACTGCACACTGCTTCTACGTTGGTTCTTTGGGTTGATGTGACAGAGCTGTAGACTTGCAGATGGTGTGCTATCTCCCTCTCCTGGTGACAGGTGGGAATGGTCTTATAGGCCTCTGTTTTACATTAATTCTCTctcgtctgtgtctctgtctctctctatcactttttctcccagcccctacaccattcCAGAGACCAGGCCTCTTTTTGACGACGTGGACCCAAACTACGGTCTCCATGGTTACACGCTACACATTACCCTCCACAACACTGTGACGGAGATCATGTCTGGCCACTTCCCTCAGCTCTTCTGCCGGAAAGGTTAATAAACCACTGTCCACAGGGCTCAGGGTTATCATAGTCTCGCGTGGCCGCCCTTCCAAATCTCGTCTCATTGACTCGTCTATTGGAGGTCTGGCGAGCTTAAGTGTTGTATTTTACATTTGAATGGAAGAGCTGGCATTCAttttccatctagacaccgtacTCTACCCCTTTGTAGCTTCTTACTGTGGAGAAATTCCCCAGGCGTTCAAACAGAAGGTGAGAAGCCTGGGCTCCTGAGGAGAATGATAGTTGGGTTGTTTTTAGCTTAGTGACACTGTTTAATATCATGTCTACTGAAACTTCCTACAGTACTGTGTGCCCTCGATCAAGTTACTGAGTCAAGTCTTCATTCCTCTGCCTTGTAGTTGCTCTACACAGCTACTTGACCATAGGCTGTTGATGTCTTGATGTGAACCTTGTGGTTATCACAGGTCAAATCAATGAAGGTTTCATCCAGCTGAATGCCATCATCAGGAGTAACCAGTCTCGGCAGACCCCTCTCTCTGCCAGGGTCAGCCTGCCCTGGAGGTCTGATGCTCTGGAGGGGACTGTGAAGGTACAGGAAAGGAACACTGACTCACTTGTTTAGTTTACAGCAACCACCTGTCATAAGGCCTACCTA
The window above is part of the Oncorhynchus masou masou isolate Uvic2021 chromosome 30, UVic_Omas_1.1, whole genome shotgun sequence genome. Proteins encoded here:
- the fbxo15 gene encoding F-box only protein 15 isoform X1, producing the protein MTTKSPGTSPQRCLATNNAKRVPLTQKKATVPSSPVPSRVPTKRLTSLLPRSTRHAASARPAGCTQNHIEQLPPEILMKILWNLDASSLYCIGYVNKLLYKLAKNNAMWRKIYSAKYGESKKLKAKHMDEVVEKLSVMKVQERPGGYWRRLYFRTVAGYNHTKWLKELRTINPFTGLPSHTEKVLREQHVAWEITVCDRSVCEGTFEQSHTYYSDSSVTLCWTNGSWPAFHQLSTIQLHGVKRVPLKCPSAIKPGWKSLMAQLDIDTISKSSQVIGGDRLVKLVLLSPGIVIGIWRGQSSIAFVMATFHYHRLLERSLLGSSVCPYTIPETRPLFDDVDPNYGLHGYTLHITLHNTVTEIMSGHFPQLFCRKGQINEGFIQLNAIIRSNQSRQTPLSARVSLPWRSDALEGTVKNCCMMSLTLLDESQIPFWCVSTPVSMVLANEEPFSYDYQGQHFLIKYKDAEGKVQMDVVLLEEQRQFFLINLVVYISTVKVNQHFGRAY
- the fbxo15 gene encoding F-box only protein 15 isoform X2, coding for MTTKSPGTSPQRCLATNNAKRVPLTQKKATVPSSPVPSRVPTKRLTSLLPRSTRHAASARPAGCTQNHIEQLPPEILMKILWNLDASSLYCIGYVNKLLYKLAKNNAMWRKIYSAKYGESKKLKAKHMDEVVEKLSVMKVQERPGGYWRRLYFRTVAGYNHTKWLKELRTINPFTGLPSHTEKVLREQHVAWEITVCDRSVCEGTFEQSHTYYSDSSVTLCWTNGSWPAFHQLSTIQLHGVKRVPLKCPSAIKPGWKSLMAQLDIDTISKSSQVIGGDRLVKLVLLSPGIVIGIWRGQSSIAFVMATFHYHRLLERSLLGSSVCPYTIPETRPLFDDVDPNYGLHGYTLHITLHNTVTEIMSGHFPQLFCRKASYCGEIPQAFKQKNCCMMSLTLLDESQIPFWCVSTPVSMVLANEEPFSYDYQGQHFLIKYKDAEGKVQMDVVLLEEQRQFFLINLVVYISTVKVNQHFGRAY